DNA from Desulfovibrio porci:
GCAGCCCAAGCCTGCCAGAATCCCGCATAGGCGGAAAACATGCCGCTGAGGTTCTCTATTTGTCTGGCGCAGGCTTGGCTGCGGCCCGTTTTATGCAAAAGTTCAATAAAAAAAAGACGCGCTTCCAGAAATTCGCCGTGACGCTCCAGGCCGTGCTCAAGCACATCCACAGCCTCATCAAAGCGCTGTTCTTCCGCCAACATACGCGCCAGAGGGAAAAAGACCTTGGAATTGGGTTCCAGCTCCAGAACCTCTTTATACCACTCAATTTTTTCCGTCATTATTTGCGGCTCCCGATCCGGTTTTGGCCGAATTGCCAAAGAGGTACAGCACCTCGTTATCCCGCACGTAATGCAGGCGCTGGCGAATCATTTTTTCCACATACTGGTTGTCGGACTGCAATAAACGGATTTCCCGGCTCAAGGTCAGATTTTCCGCATCCAGACCGGCGATCTGCTCTTGCAG
Protein-coding regions in this window:
- a CDS encoding FtsB family cell division protein encodes the protein MFWRVFILVALGLINVVLFSRMVWGPTGLVEYRELKQQYAALQEQIAGLDAENLTLSREIRLLQSDNQYVEKMIRQRLHYVRDNEVLYLFGNSAKTGSGAANNDGKN